DNA from Sinorhizobium arboris LMG 14919:
GCGCTGCTCTCGCTCGACGGCACCATATCGGAGATCACCGGCCCGGTCTTCGGCCATTCGATGCTCGGCGACCTCGACAACGACCTGATCCATAATTTCGCCGGTCCCGGTGAAAGCGCAATCGGCGAACGCATCATCGTCCATGGCCGCGTGCTCGACGAACGCGGCCGCCCGGTTCGAGGTGCTCTTGTCGAGTTCTGGCAGGCGAATGCCGGCGGGCGCTACCGTCACAAGAAGGAAAGCTATCTGGCGCCGCTCGATCCGAATTTCGGCGGATGCGGCAGAACGATTGCCGACGAGGACGGCCGTTACTGGTTCCGCACGGTCAAGCCCGGAGCCTATCCCTGGCCGAACGGGGTCAACGACTGGCGGCCGGCCCATATTCATTTCTCGATCTTCGGCCACGGTTTCGCCCAGCGCCTGATTACGCAGATGTATTTCGAAGGCGATCCGATGATCTGGAAATGTCCAATCGTCGGCACGATTCCGGACCGCCGGGCAATCGAGCAGCTGATCGCGGCTCTCGATTGGGGCAACACGGTGCCGATGGATGCGCGCGCCTACAAGTTCGACATCGTGCTGCGCGGCCGCCGCTCGACCTTCTTCGAAAACCGGCCGGAAGGGAATTGAGGAGGCACCGATGGTACAGGATCTCAGCATTCTCAAGGAAACCGCTTCGCAGACGGCCGGGCCCTATGTCCATATCGGCCTGACTCCGAATTTCTGCGGGATCGGCGGCGTCTATGAAAGCGATCTCGGCGCTTCGATGGTCAACGACAAGACGCTCGGGCAGCGCATCACCGTATCGGGCCGCGTGATCGACGGTGCCGGAATGCCGCTCAGGGACGCGCTTCTCGAAATCTGGCAGGCGGACGCTGCCGGACTCTATAATTCGCCGTCGGAGCTGCGCGGTGTGGCGGATCCGAACTTTGCCGGCTGGGGACGTTCACCGACG
Protein-coding regions in this window:
- the pcaH gene encoding protocatechuate 3,4-dioxygenase subunit beta: MSHNQNGKVETGAFFARDRAWHPPAFAPGYKTSVLRSPQKALLSLDGTISEITGPVFGHSMLGDLDNDLIHNFAGPGESAIGERIIVHGRVLDERGRPVRGALVEFWQANAGGRYRHKKESYLAPLDPNFGGCGRTIADEDGRYWFRTVKPGAYPWPNGVNDWRPAHIHFSIFGHGFAQRLITQMYFEGDPMIWKCPIVGTIPDRRAIEQLIAALDWGNTVPMDARAYKFDIVLRGRRSTFFENRPEGN
- the pcaG gene encoding protocatechuate 3,4-dioxygenase subunit alpha, translated to MVQDLSILKETASQTAGPYVHIGLTPNFCGIGGVYESDLGASMVNDKTLGQRITVSGRVIDGAGMPLRDALLEIWQADAAGLYNSPSELRGVADPNFAGWGRSPTSAEDGVFTFETVKPGRVPFRGGRLMAPHISFWIVARGINIGLHTRMYFPDEAPANAEDPLLSRIEHRRRAETLVAAGRAPNYVFDIHLQGEKETVFLDI